Part of the Bacillus cereus group sp. RP43 genome is shown below.
TAAATCCTTTATTATAAGCATCTACTGCTGTATGAAGAACACAAATATCAGTGCAAACCCCTACAAGATGAACTTCTTCTATTCCTCTTTCTCTTAACTTCATCTCTAGATCTGTTCCAGCAAATGCACTGTATCGTGTTTTGTCCATATAATATACATTCGCAGCATTTCTATATTTTTCGTATACATCTTGTAATTCACCGAATAAGTCTCTTCCATTTGTACCTGCTATATTATGAGGAGGGAATAACTTTGCTTCTGGATGATATTCATCATTTTCTTCATGTTTATCGATTGCAAACACTACGTAATCTCCATTTTCAATATATTGCTTCGTTATATGTACAAGTTCCTTCTCAATTTCTTGACCTGGTTTCCCGCAAGTTAAAGCACCTTTTTCAGCTACAAAATCATATGTATAATCGATATTAATAAGAGCTCGTTTCATAACTACTATCTCTCCTTCTCCTGTTTCACAATAAACAATAGAAAATTTGTTATTACGACATCGTATGTACTATTCGACATTTCAAATGAAATACCTACATTTCCAACTCAATACTTACCTTAATCCGAGTTTATCATAAAATCGGTACACAATGACAAAACATACAGTTCCAATTAATAAATCATGAATTTGATAATTGAGCGTTACTTCAATTGCCTCTTGTAAGGTAAACCAAATTATCGACATCATTATCACAAGTAAGAAAATACGAATACATCGCTTCAAATTTTCAATCCCTTTCTCTTACATAGCAAAGAATAACTTCTTCCTATTCATTCGTATTAGAAAGCGAAACAGATTATTCTCTATTACATCATTCAATCCATACAAAAAAGCACACTACTTTTTTGAGTAATGTACTTTTTATTCCGCTTAAGACGCAGGCTTCGTTTCAAACGTCGCTTGATTCAAGCTAATGACTTTTCCTTTTGGATCATTGTTTTCAAACTGAGCTGCGGTAATCGTATGGCTACCTGTCTCGAGCGTCTTTTCTTTTAATTGTACTGTTGTCTGTGTTGTACTAGTTAC
Proteins encoded:
- a CDS encoding isochorismatase family cysteine hydrolase → MKRALINIDYTYDFVAEKGALTCGKPGQEIEKELVHITKQYIENGDYVVFAIDKHEENDEYHPEAKLFPPHNIAGTNGRDLFGELQDVYEKYRNAANVYYMDKTRYSAFAGTDLEMKLRERGIEEVHLVGVCTDICVLHTAVDAYNKGFKIVVYEKAVASFNAQGHEYALGHFKSCLHAEVK